Proteins from a genomic interval of Lolium perenne isolate Kyuss_39 chromosome 1, Kyuss_2.0, whole genome shotgun sequence:
- the LOC127322097 gene encoding uncharacterized protein gives MHDTGLSARVAGASSSSAATNAGDGDDESKTRKAHPAFFLAAARLHCSYRAAASLLLLLAVASAAFLAGRARPRADCPPLGLDARFLALPGAAAASDFGSLGVPWCRSKSGKAVEWTSKDLLSGLEEFVPIYERRPIKNNMYGMGFDHSFGLWFMARWLKPDLMIESGAHKGHSTWVLRQAMPNTRIISLSPRHPERYLKKGPAYVDGNCTYLAGKKFIDFGSVDWEKLLRKHGVSDLSRVLVFFDDHQSELKRVKQAHKARFRHLVFEDNYDTGTGDHYSLRQICDQPHIRGGGHSCFWDSDEARLRSKRNKFWEKAVETDQLCGKDDAWWGVRGYARDNFNKSSEAISYKEHFRNSRLVESVLDLYWELPPVAGPSLTHQTRYDPARASDPIIEDGRHGLFQRIGLARFDASVFNGYTQMAYVQIAGPMLLGREDD, from the coding sequence ATGCACGACACGGGCCTCTCCGCCCGCGTCGCCGGCGCCTCCTCGTCCTCCGCGGCAACCAACGCCGGGGACGGCGACGACGAGTCCAAGACCCGGAAGGCGCACCCCGCCTTCTTcctcgccgccgcccgcctccaCTGCTCCTACCGCGCGGCCGcctcgctcctcctcctcctcgccgtcgcctccgccgcCTTCCTCGCCGGCCGAGCTCGCCCCCGGGCCGACTGCCCGCCGCTGGGCCTCGACGCGCGCTTCCTCGCCCTCCCGGGCGCCGCTGCGGCCTCCGACTTCGGATCCCTCGGCGTCCCCTGGTGCAGATCAAAGTCTGGTAAGGCAGTGGAGTGGACTTCCAAAGATTTGCTTAGCGGGCTGGAAGAATTCGTGCCGATCTATGAGAGGCGCCCTATCAAGAACAACATGTACGGGATGGGATTCGACCACAGTTTCGGGCTCTGGTTCATGGCTCGCTGGCTCAAGCCAGACCTGATGATCGAGAGCGGCGCGCACAAGGGGCACTCCACTTGGGTTCTGCGTCAGGCCATGCCAAACACCAGGATCATATCGCTCTCGCCCAGACACCCTGAGAGATATCTCAAGAAGGGGCCTGCGTATGTCGATGGAAACTGCACTTATCTAGCCGGGAAGAAGTTCATCGACTTTGGAAGTGTGGATTGGGAGAAACTGCTGAGGAAGCACGGCGTTTCTGATCTCAGCAGGGTGCTTGTTTTCTTCGATGATCACCAGAGCGAGCTGAAGAGGGTGAAGCAGGCACACAAGGCCAGATTCAGGCATCTCGTGTTCGAGGACAACTACGACACCGGCACAGGCGACCATTACTCCCTGCGACAGATATGCGATCAGCCGCACATCAGGGGCGGTGGACACAGCTGCTTCTGGGACAGCGACGAGGCGAGGCTAAGGTCGAAGCGAAACAAGTTCTGGGAGAAGGCTGTGGAGACTGACCAGTTATGTGGGAAGGATGATGCGTGGTGGGGCGTCAGAGGCTACGCGCGCGACAACTTCAACAAGAGCAGCGAGGCCATCTCCTACAAGGAGCATTTCCGTAACAGCAGGCTTGTTGAGTCCGTGCTGGATCTGTACTGGGAGCTGCCTCCTGTTGCTGGTCCATCCTTGACCCACCAGACGAGATATGACCCAGCCCGCGCATCTGATCCTATCATCGAAGACGGACGCCATGGCCTGTTCCAGAGGATTGGTCTGGCGAGATTCGACGCGTCCGTGTTCAATGGGTACACTCAGATGGCGTATGTTCAGATAGCAGGCCCAATGCTACTCGGAAGAGAGGATGATTAA